In one window of Pseudochaenichthys georgianus chromosome 5, fPseGeo1.2, whole genome shotgun sequence DNA:
- the kif17 gene encoding kinesin-like protein KIF17 isoform X4 → MGSESVKVVVRCRPLNDRENALGSNTVLSIDPHRCQCFIEKPGAVDEPPKQFTFDGTYFIDQTTEQMYNEIAYPLVEGVTEGYNGTIFAYGQTGSGKSFTMQGVSDPTAQRGVIPRAFEHIFESIQCAENTKFLVRASYLEIYNEEIRDLLGNDTKHRLELKEHPERGVYVRDLSMHTVHSVGECERIIVQGWGNRAVGFTLMNKDSSRSHSIFTIHLEMCNTDAEGQDHLRAGKLNLVDLAGSERQSKTGATGERLREAIKINLSLSALGNVISALVDGRSKHVPYRDSKLTRLLQDSLGGNTRTLMIACLSPSDNNYEETLSTLRYANRAKSIQNRPCINEDPKDALLREYQEEIKKLRALISGQMGTTNLSSLLSGHFSEESPAALSRPQSSTKEVEKEKIKEEYEERLAKLQAEYNAEQESKAKLQEDIAALRSSYDSKLSNLEKARASRGSSGPKNENRKSSSQEPASVSASCMTEVSEEEGSCHTDPVCHKTTGETSQTKPAVPAVGVPEGPDRDGLKDSPDVTAGPLDQQHVLERLQQLEQEVVGGEQARNKDLQQRHRQRKNLADQRKVHLISALSQNIEDSEHVLLNVYNSIQEEVHAKSQMLVKVQGKLKGARLEIRDLQAEFEVERDDYLATIRRLEREGLLLHSLLERMVPLVRRDCNYSNLDRLKKEAVWEEDSATWRLPEVTVQKTTLPSGAPKVSAGRGPAADTGEPFMMEEDRYKEMLARSDSENIASSYFKSKRASQLLGREATKGHAVHSLPPANGSAHLTVSGSTMSSPLGSDSVFPRPFRLESLGVPVPNARVKRKKSKSHIHNEGI, encoded by the exons ATGGGATCAGAGTCAGTGAAGGTGGTTGTGAGGTGCAGGCCCCTGAATGACCGGGAGAATGCTCTCGGCTCTAACACGGTTCTCTCCATCGACCCGCACCGCTGCCAGTGCTTCATAGAAAAGCCCGGGGCAGTGGACGAGCCGCCCAAACAGTTCACCTTTGATGGGACTTACTTCATTGATCAAACCACTGAGCAGATGTACAACGAGATTGCCTATCCTTTGGTTGAG GGTGTCACTGAGGGATACAATGGCACAATCTTCGCCTATGGACAGACTGGAAGTGGGAAGTCTTTCACCATGCAGGGGGTGTCCGACCCTACAGCCCAGAGGGGGGTCATCCCAAGAGCTTTTGAGCACATCTTTGAGAGTATACAG TGTGCAGAGAATACTAAATTCCTGGTGAGGGCCTCCTACTTGGAGATTTACAATGAAGAAATCAGAGACCTATTGGGAAATGACACCAAACACAGATTGGAG CTGAAAGAGCATCCAGAGCGGGGGGTGTATGTGCGGGACCTCTCCATGCACACTGTGCACAGTGTGGGTGAGTGTGAGAGAATCATAGTGCAAGGCTGGGGAAACAGGGCAGTGGGCTTCACGCTGATGAACAAGGACTCCTCTCGCTCACACTCCATCTTCACCATCCACCTGGAGATGTGCAAcacag ATGCAGAAGGCCAGGATCATCTACGAGCAGGTAAACTTAACCTGGTTGACCTGGCGGGAAGTGAGCGTCAGTCTAAAACCGGTGCTACAGGTGAGCGGCTCCGCGAGGCCATCAAGATCAACCTGTCCCTCTCGGCGCTGGGTAACGTCATCTCGGCGCTGGTGGACGGACGCTCCAAACACGTCCCCTACCGAGACTCCAAGCTGACCAGGCTGCTGCAGGACTCTCTGGGAGGAAACACGCGCACATTAATGATCGCCTGTCTGTCCCCCTCGGATAACAACTACGAGGAAACCCTGAGCACACTGCGCTATGCCAACCGGGCCAAGAGCATCCAGAACAGGCCTTGTATCAATGAGGACCCCAAAGATGCTCTGCTGCGGGAGTATCAGGAGGAGATCAAGAAGTTGCGGGCCCTTATCTCAGGTCAGATGGGCACCACAAACCTATCAT ctctgctctcTGGTCACTTTTCTGAGGAATCCCCTGCTGCTCTTTCAAGGCCACAGTCCAGCACCAAAGAAGTAGAGAAGGAGAAGATTAAAGAG GAGTACGAAGAGAGGCTGGCCAAGTTGCAGGCTGAGTACAATGCAGAACAGGAATCCAAGGCAAAGCTGCAGGAGGACATCGCTGCCCTGCGTTCCTCCTATGATTCCAAACTGTCCAATCTGGAGAAGGCTCGAGCCAGCAGGGGGAGCTCTGGCCCCAAGAATGAAAACAGAAAATCATCTTCCCAAGAACCAG CATCAGTAAGTGCTAGCTGTATGACAGAGGTCTCAGAAGAAGAGGGCTCCTGCCACACTGATCCCGTTTGCCACAAAACAACTGGAGAAACTTCCCAGACCAAG CCTGCTGTACCGGCAGTCGGTGTCCCAGAAGGTCCAGACAGAGACGGGCTCAAAGACTCTCCTGATGTCACTGCAGGGCCTCTGGACCAGCAACATGTCCTGGAGAG ACTACAGCAGCTGGAACAGGAGGTGGTGGGAGGAGAGCAGGCCAGGAACAAAGACTTGCAGCAGAGACACAGGCAGAGGAAGAACCTGGCTGACCAGagaaaagtccatcttatcagCGCTTTGTCACAGAACATTGAGGACAGTGAACATGTACTGTTAAATGTCTACAACTCCATCCAGGAGGAAGTCCACGCCAAAAGCCAAATGCTCGTCAAGGTCCAGGGAAAG CTGAAAGGAGCCAGACTGGAGATCCGGGACCTGCAGGCGGAGTTCGAGGTGGAGCGGGATGACTACCTGGCAACCATCCGGCGGCTGGAGAGGGAGGGCCTGCTTCTGCACAGCCTGCTGGAGCGCATGGTGCCGCTGGTGCGCCGGGACTGCAACTACAGCAACCTGGACCGCCTGAAGAAGGAAGCTGTGTGGGAGGAGGACAGCGCCACCTGGAGGCTGCCGGAGGTGACGGTTCAGAAAACAACACTGCCTTCAG GGGCTCCGAAGGTTTCAGCTGGCAGAGGTCCAGCTGCTGATACTGGAGAGCCCTTCATG ATGGAGGAGGACAGGTACAAGGAGATGCTGGCCCGCAGTGACAGTGAGAACATCGCCAGCAGCTACTTCAAATCAAAGAGAGCGAGCCAACTGCTGGGACGTGAAGCTACCAAGGGACACG CGGTCCACTCTCTCCCCCCGGCTAATGGGTCGGCCCACCTCACAGTGAGCGGCTCCACCATGAGCTCCCCTCTGGGCTCAGACTCTGTGTTCCCGCGCCCCTTCCGCCTGGAGTCTCTGGGAGTCCCTGTGCCCAATGCTAGAGTGAAACGCAAGAAAAGTAAATCCCACATCCATAACGAGGGGATTTAA
- the kif17 gene encoding kinesin-like protein KIF17 isoform X3, translating to MGSESVKVVVRCRPLNDRENALGSNTVLSIDPHRCQCFIEKPGAVDEPPKQFTFDGTYFIDQTTEQMYNEIAYPLVEGVTEGYNGTIFAYGQTGSGKSFTMQGVSDPTAQRGVIPRAFEHIFESIQCAENTKFLVRASYLEIYNEEIRDLLGNDTKHRLELKEHPERGVYVRDLSMHTVHSVGECERIIVQGWGNRAVGFTLMNKDSSRSHSIFTIHLEMCNTDAEGQDHLRAGKLNLVDLAGSERQSKTGATGERLREAIKINLSLSALGNVISALVDGRSKHVPYRDSKLTRLLQDSLGGNTRTLMIACLSPSDNNYEETLSTLRYANRAKSIQNRPCINEDPKDALLREYQEEIKKLRALISGQMGTTNLSSLLSGHFSEESPAALSRPQSSTKEVEKEKIKEEYEERLAKLQAEYNAEQESKAKLQEDIAALRSSYDSKLSNLEKARASRGSSGPKNENRKSSSQEPASVSASCMTEVSEEEGSCHTDPVCHKTTGETSQTKPAVPAVGVPEGPDRDGLKDSPDVTAGPLDQQHVLERLQQLEQEVVGGEQARNKDLQQRHRQRKNLADQRKVHLISALSQNIEDSEHVLLNVYNSIQEEVHAKSQMLVKVQGKLKGARLEIRDLQAEFEVERDDYLATIRRLEREGLLLHSLLERMVPLVRRDCNYSNLDRLKKEAVWEEDSATWRLPEVTVQKTTLPSGAPKVSAGRGPAADTGEPFMQMEEDRYKEMLARSDSENIASSYFKSKRASQLLGREATKGHAVHSLPPANGSAHLTVSGSTMSSPLGSDSVFPRPFRLESLGVPVPNARVKRKKSKSHIHNEGI from the exons ATGGGATCAGAGTCAGTGAAGGTGGTTGTGAGGTGCAGGCCCCTGAATGACCGGGAGAATGCTCTCGGCTCTAACACGGTTCTCTCCATCGACCCGCACCGCTGCCAGTGCTTCATAGAAAAGCCCGGGGCAGTGGACGAGCCGCCCAAACAGTTCACCTTTGATGGGACTTACTTCATTGATCAAACCACTGAGCAGATGTACAACGAGATTGCCTATCCTTTGGTTGAG GGTGTCACTGAGGGATACAATGGCACAATCTTCGCCTATGGACAGACTGGAAGTGGGAAGTCTTTCACCATGCAGGGGGTGTCCGACCCTACAGCCCAGAGGGGGGTCATCCCAAGAGCTTTTGAGCACATCTTTGAGAGTATACAG TGTGCAGAGAATACTAAATTCCTGGTGAGGGCCTCCTACTTGGAGATTTACAATGAAGAAATCAGAGACCTATTGGGAAATGACACCAAACACAGATTGGAG CTGAAAGAGCATCCAGAGCGGGGGGTGTATGTGCGGGACCTCTCCATGCACACTGTGCACAGTGTGGGTGAGTGTGAGAGAATCATAGTGCAAGGCTGGGGAAACAGGGCAGTGGGCTTCACGCTGATGAACAAGGACTCCTCTCGCTCACACTCCATCTTCACCATCCACCTGGAGATGTGCAAcacag ATGCAGAAGGCCAGGATCATCTACGAGCAGGTAAACTTAACCTGGTTGACCTGGCGGGAAGTGAGCGTCAGTCTAAAACCGGTGCTACAGGTGAGCGGCTCCGCGAGGCCATCAAGATCAACCTGTCCCTCTCGGCGCTGGGTAACGTCATCTCGGCGCTGGTGGACGGACGCTCCAAACACGTCCCCTACCGAGACTCCAAGCTGACCAGGCTGCTGCAGGACTCTCTGGGAGGAAACACGCGCACATTAATGATCGCCTGTCTGTCCCCCTCGGATAACAACTACGAGGAAACCCTGAGCACACTGCGCTATGCCAACCGGGCCAAGAGCATCCAGAACAGGCCTTGTATCAATGAGGACCCCAAAGATGCTCTGCTGCGGGAGTATCAGGAGGAGATCAAGAAGTTGCGGGCCCTTATCTCAGGTCAGATGGGCACCACAAACCTATCAT ctctgctctcTGGTCACTTTTCTGAGGAATCCCCTGCTGCTCTTTCAAGGCCACAGTCCAGCACCAAAGAAGTAGAGAAGGAGAAGATTAAAGAG GAGTACGAAGAGAGGCTGGCCAAGTTGCAGGCTGAGTACAATGCAGAACAGGAATCCAAGGCAAAGCTGCAGGAGGACATCGCTGCCCTGCGTTCCTCCTATGATTCCAAACTGTCCAATCTGGAGAAGGCTCGAGCCAGCAGGGGGAGCTCTGGCCCCAAGAATGAAAACAGAAAATCATCTTCCCAAGAACCAG CATCAGTAAGTGCTAGCTGTATGACAGAGGTCTCAGAAGAAGAGGGCTCCTGCCACACTGATCCCGTTTGCCACAAAACAACTGGAGAAACTTCCCAGACCAAG CCTGCTGTACCGGCAGTCGGTGTCCCAGAAGGTCCAGACAGAGACGGGCTCAAAGACTCTCCTGATGTCACTGCAGGGCCTCTGGACCAGCAACATGTCCTGGAGAG ACTACAGCAGCTGGAACAGGAGGTGGTGGGAGGAGAGCAGGCCAGGAACAAAGACTTGCAGCAGAGACACAGGCAGAGGAAGAACCTGGCTGACCAGagaaaagtccatcttatcagCGCTTTGTCACAGAACATTGAGGACAGTGAACATGTACTGTTAAATGTCTACAACTCCATCCAGGAGGAAGTCCACGCCAAAAGCCAAATGCTCGTCAAGGTCCAGGGAAAG CTGAAAGGAGCCAGACTGGAGATCCGGGACCTGCAGGCGGAGTTCGAGGTGGAGCGGGATGACTACCTGGCAACCATCCGGCGGCTGGAGAGGGAGGGCCTGCTTCTGCACAGCCTGCTGGAGCGCATGGTGCCGCTGGTGCGCCGGGACTGCAACTACAGCAACCTGGACCGCCTGAAGAAGGAAGCTGTGTGGGAGGAGGACAGCGCCACCTGGAGGCTGCCGGAGGTGACGGTTCAGAAAACAACACTGCCTTCAG GGGCTCCGAAGGTTTCAGCTGGCAGAGGTCCAGCTGCTGATACTGGAGAGCCCTTCATG CAGATGGAGGAGGACAGGTACAAGGAGATGCTGGCCCGCAGTGACAGTGAGAACATCGCCAGCAGCTACTTCAAATCAAAGAGAGCGAGCCAACTGCTGGGACGTGAAGCTACCAAGGGACACG CGGTCCACTCTCTCCCCCCGGCTAATGGGTCGGCCCACCTCACAGTGAGCGGCTCCACCATGAGCTCCCCTCTGGGCTCAGACTCTGTGTTCCCGCGCCCCTTCCGCCTGGAGTCTCTGGGAGTCCCTGTGCCCAATGCTAGAGTGAAACGCAAGAAAAGTAAATCCCACATCCATAACGAGGGGATTTAA
- the kif17 gene encoding kinesin-like protein KIF17 isoform X2 codes for MGSESVKVVVRCRPLNDRENALGSNTVLSIDPHRCQCFIEKPGAVDEPPKQFTFDGTYFIDQTTEQMYNEIAYPLVEGVTEGYNGTIFAYGQTGSGKSFTMQGVSDPTAQRGVIPRAFEHIFESIQCAENTKFLVRASYLEIYNEEIRDLLGNDTKHRLELKEHPERGVYVRDLSMHTVHSVGECERIIVQGWGNRAVGFTLMNKDSSRSHSIFTIHLEMCNTDAEGQDHLRAGKLNLVDLAGSERQSKTGATGERLREAIKINLSLSALGNVISALVDGRSKHVPYRDSKLTRLLQDSLGGNTRTLMIACLSPSDNNYEETLSTLRYANRAKSIQNRPCINEDPKDALLREYQEEIKKLRALISGQMGTTNLSSLLSGHFSEESPAALSRPQSSTKEVEKEKIKEEYEERLAKLQAEYNAEQESKAKLQEDIAALRSSYDSKLSNLEKARASRGSSGPKNENRKSSSQEPASVSASCMTEVSEEEGSCHTDPVCHKTTGETSQTKPAVPAVGVPEGPDRDGLKDSPDVTAGPLDQQHVLERLQQLEQEVVGGEQARNKDLQQRHRQRKNLADQRKVHLISALSQNIEDSEHVLLNVYNSIQEEVHAKSQMLVKVQGKLKGARLEIRDLQAEFEVERDDYLATIRRLEREGLLLHSLLERMVPLVRRDCNYSNLDRLKKEAVWEEDSATWRLPEVTVQKTTLPSAGAPKVSAGRGPAADTGEPFMMEEDRYKEMLARSDSENIASSYFKSKRASQLLGREATKGHAVHSLPPANGSAHLTVSGSTMSSPLGSDSVFPRPFRLESLGVPVPNARVKRKKSKSHIHNEGI; via the exons ATGGGATCAGAGTCAGTGAAGGTGGTTGTGAGGTGCAGGCCCCTGAATGACCGGGAGAATGCTCTCGGCTCTAACACGGTTCTCTCCATCGACCCGCACCGCTGCCAGTGCTTCATAGAAAAGCCCGGGGCAGTGGACGAGCCGCCCAAACAGTTCACCTTTGATGGGACTTACTTCATTGATCAAACCACTGAGCAGATGTACAACGAGATTGCCTATCCTTTGGTTGAG GGTGTCACTGAGGGATACAATGGCACAATCTTCGCCTATGGACAGACTGGAAGTGGGAAGTCTTTCACCATGCAGGGGGTGTCCGACCCTACAGCCCAGAGGGGGGTCATCCCAAGAGCTTTTGAGCACATCTTTGAGAGTATACAG TGTGCAGAGAATACTAAATTCCTGGTGAGGGCCTCCTACTTGGAGATTTACAATGAAGAAATCAGAGACCTATTGGGAAATGACACCAAACACAGATTGGAG CTGAAAGAGCATCCAGAGCGGGGGGTGTATGTGCGGGACCTCTCCATGCACACTGTGCACAGTGTGGGTGAGTGTGAGAGAATCATAGTGCAAGGCTGGGGAAACAGGGCAGTGGGCTTCACGCTGATGAACAAGGACTCCTCTCGCTCACACTCCATCTTCACCATCCACCTGGAGATGTGCAAcacag ATGCAGAAGGCCAGGATCATCTACGAGCAGGTAAACTTAACCTGGTTGACCTGGCGGGAAGTGAGCGTCAGTCTAAAACCGGTGCTACAGGTGAGCGGCTCCGCGAGGCCATCAAGATCAACCTGTCCCTCTCGGCGCTGGGTAACGTCATCTCGGCGCTGGTGGACGGACGCTCCAAACACGTCCCCTACCGAGACTCCAAGCTGACCAGGCTGCTGCAGGACTCTCTGGGAGGAAACACGCGCACATTAATGATCGCCTGTCTGTCCCCCTCGGATAACAACTACGAGGAAACCCTGAGCACACTGCGCTATGCCAACCGGGCCAAGAGCATCCAGAACAGGCCTTGTATCAATGAGGACCCCAAAGATGCTCTGCTGCGGGAGTATCAGGAGGAGATCAAGAAGTTGCGGGCCCTTATCTCAGGTCAGATGGGCACCACAAACCTATCAT ctctgctctcTGGTCACTTTTCTGAGGAATCCCCTGCTGCTCTTTCAAGGCCACAGTCCAGCACCAAAGAAGTAGAGAAGGAGAAGATTAAAGAG GAGTACGAAGAGAGGCTGGCCAAGTTGCAGGCTGAGTACAATGCAGAACAGGAATCCAAGGCAAAGCTGCAGGAGGACATCGCTGCCCTGCGTTCCTCCTATGATTCCAAACTGTCCAATCTGGAGAAGGCTCGAGCCAGCAGGGGGAGCTCTGGCCCCAAGAATGAAAACAGAAAATCATCTTCCCAAGAACCAG CATCAGTAAGTGCTAGCTGTATGACAGAGGTCTCAGAAGAAGAGGGCTCCTGCCACACTGATCCCGTTTGCCACAAAACAACTGGAGAAACTTCCCAGACCAAG CCTGCTGTACCGGCAGTCGGTGTCCCAGAAGGTCCAGACAGAGACGGGCTCAAAGACTCTCCTGATGTCACTGCAGGGCCTCTGGACCAGCAACATGTCCTGGAGAG ACTACAGCAGCTGGAACAGGAGGTGGTGGGAGGAGAGCAGGCCAGGAACAAAGACTTGCAGCAGAGACACAGGCAGAGGAAGAACCTGGCTGACCAGagaaaagtccatcttatcagCGCTTTGTCACAGAACATTGAGGACAGTGAACATGTACTGTTAAATGTCTACAACTCCATCCAGGAGGAAGTCCACGCCAAAAGCCAAATGCTCGTCAAGGTCCAGGGAAAG CTGAAAGGAGCCAGACTGGAGATCCGGGACCTGCAGGCGGAGTTCGAGGTGGAGCGGGATGACTACCTGGCAACCATCCGGCGGCTGGAGAGGGAGGGCCTGCTTCTGCACAGCCTGCTGGAGCGCATGGTGCCGCTGGTGCGCCGGGACTGCAACTACAGCAACCTGGACCGCCTGAAGAAGGAAGCTGTGTGGGAGGAGGACAGCGCCACCTGGAGGCTGCCGGAGGTGACGGTTCAGAAAACAACACTGCCTTCAG CAGGGGCTCCGAAGGTTTCAGCTGGCAGAGGTCCAGCTGCTGATACTGGAGAGCCCTTCATG ATGGAGGAGGACAGGTACAAGGAGATGCTGGCCCGCAGTGACAGTGAGAACATCGCCAGCAGCTACTTCAAATCAAAGAGAGCGAGCCAACTGCTGGGACGTGAAGCTACCAAGGGACACG CGGTCCACTCTCTCCCCCCGGCTAATGGGTCGGCCCACCTCACAGTGAGCGGCTCCACCATGAGCTCCCCTCTGGGCTCAGACTCTGTGTTCCCGCGCCCCTTCCGCCTGGAGTCTCTGGGAGTCCCTGTGCCCAATGCTAGAGTGAAACGCAAGAAAAGTAAATCCCACATCCATAACGAGGGGATTTAA
- the kif17 gene encoding kinesin-like protein KIF17 isoform X1: MGSESVKVVVRCRPLNDRENALGSNTVLSIDPHRCQCFIEKPGAVDEPPKQFTFDGTYFIDQTTEQMYNEIAYPLVEGVTEGYNGTIFAYGQTGSGKSFTMQGVSDPTAQRGVIPRAFEHIFESIQCAENTKFLVRASYLEIYNEEIRDLLGNDTKHRLELKEHPERGVYVRDLSMHTVHSVGECERIIVQGWGNRAVGFTLMNKDSSRSHSIFTIHLEMCNTDAEGQDHLRAGKLNLVDLAGSERQSKTGATGERLREAIKINLSLSALGNVISALVDGRSKHVPYRDSKLTRLLQDSLGGNTRTLMIACLSPSDNNYEETLSTLRYANRAKSIQNRPCINEDPKDALLREYQEEIKKLRALISGQMGTTNLSSLLSGHFSEESPAALSRPQSSTKEVEKEKIKEEYEERLAKLQAEYNAEQESKAKLQEDIAALRSSYDSKLSNLEKARASRGSSGPKNENRKSSSQEPASVSASCMTEVSEEEGSCHTDPVCHKTTGETSQTKPAVPAVGVPEGPDRDGLKDSPDVTAGPLDQQHVLERLQQLEQEVVGGEQARNKDLQQRHRQRKNLADQRKVHLISALSQNIEDSEHVLLNVYNSIQEEVHAKSQMLVKVQGKLKGARLEIRDLQAEFEVERDDYLATIRRLEREGLLLHSLLERMVPLVRRDCNYSNLDRLKKEAVWEEDSATWRLPEVTVQKTTLPSAGAPKVSAGRGPAADTGEPFMQMEEDRYKEMLARSDSENIASSYFKSKRASQLLGREATKGHAVHSLPPANGSAHLTVSGSTMSSPLGSDSVFPRPFRLESLGVPVPNARVKRKKSKSHIHNEGI, translated from the exons ATGGGATCAGAGTCAGTGAAGGTGGTTGTGAGGTGCAGGCCCCTGAATGACCGGGAGAATGCTCTCGGCTCTAACACGGTTCTCTCCATCGACCCGCACCGCTGCCAGTGCTTCATAGAAAAGCCCGGGGCAGTGGACGAGCCGCCCAAACAGTTCACCTTTGATGGGACTTACTTCATTGATCAAACCACTGAGCAGATGTACAACGAGATTGCCTATCCTTTGGTTGAG GGTGTCACTGAGGGATACAATGGCACAATCTTCGCCTATGGACAGACTGGAAGTGGGAAGTCTTTCACCATGCAGGGGGTGTCCGACCCTACAGCCCAGAGGGGGGTCATCCCAAGAGCTTTTGAGCACATCTTTGAGAGTATACAG TGTGCAGAGAATACTAAATTCCTGGTGAGGGCCTCCTACTTGGAGATTTACAATGAAGAAATCAGAGACCTATTGGGAAATGACACCAAACACAGATTGGAG CTGAAAGAGCATCCAGAGCGGGGGGTGTATGTGCGGGACCTCTCCATGCACACTGTGCACAGTGTGGGTGAGTGTGAGAGAATCATAGTGCAAGGCTGGGGAAACAGGGCAGTGGGCTTCACGCTGATGAACAAGGACTCCTCTCGCTCACACTCCATCTTCACCATCCACCTGGAGATGTGCAAcacag ATGCAGAAGGCCAGGATCATCTACGAGCAGGTAAACTTAACCTGGTTGACCTGGCGGGAAGTGAGCGTCAGTCTAAAACCGGTGCTACAGGTGAGCGGCTCCGCGAGGCCATCAAGATCAACCTGTCCCTCTCGGCGCTGGGTAACGTCATCTCGGCGCTGGTGGACGGACGCTCCAAACACGTCCCCTACCGAGACTCCAAGCTGACCAGGCTGCTGCAGGACTCTCTGGGAGGAAACACGCGCACATTAATGATCGCCTGTCTGTCCCCCTCGGATAACAACTACGAGGAAACCCTGAGCACACTGCGCTATGCCAACCGGGCCAAGAGCATCCAGAACAGGCCTTGTATCAATGAGGACCCCAAAGATGCTCTGCTGCGGGAGTATCAGGAGGAGATCAAGAAGTTGCGGGCCCTTATCTCAGGTCAGATGGGCACCACAAACCTATCAT ctctgctctcTGGTCACTTTTCTGAGGAATCCCCTGCTGCTCTTTCAAGGCCACAGTCCAGCACCAAAGAAGTAGAGAAGGAGAAGATTAAAGAG GAGTACGAAGAGAGGCTGGCCAAGTTGCAGGCTGAGTACAATGCAGAACAGGAATCCAAGGCAAAGCTGCAGGAGGACATCGCTGCCCTGCGTTCCTCCTATGATTCCAAACTGTCCAATCTGGAGAAGGCTCGAGCCAGCAGGGGGAGCTCTGGCCCCAAGAATGAAAACAGAAAATCATCTTCCCAAGAACCAG CATCAGTAAGTGCTAGCTGTATGACAGAGGTCTCAGAAGAAGAGGGCTCCTGCCACACTGATCCCGTTTGCCACAAAACAACTGGAGAAACTTCCCAGACCAAG CCTGCTGTACCGGCAGTCGGTGTCCCAGAAGGTCCAGACAGAGACGGGCTCAAAGACTCTCCTGATGTCACTGCAGGGCCTCTGGACCAGCAACATGTCCTGGAGAG ACTACAGCAGCTGGAACAGGAGGTGGTGGGAGGAGAGCAGGCCAGGAACAAAGACTTGCAGCAGAGACACAGGCAGAGGAAGAACCTGGCTGACCAGagaaaagtccatcttatcagCGCTTTGTCACAGAACATTGAGGACAGTGAACATGTACTGTTAAATGTCTACAACTCCATCCAGGAGGAAGTCCACGCCAAAAGCCAAATGCTCGTCAAGGTCCAGGGAAAG CTGAAAGGAGCCAGACTGGAGATCCGGGACCTGCAGGCGGAGTTCGAGGTGGAGCGGGATGACTACCTGGCAACCATCCGGCGGCTGGAGAGGGAGGGCCTGCTTCTGCACAGCCTGCTGGAGCGCATGGTGCCGCTGGTGCGCCGGGACTGCAACTACAGCAACCTGGACCGCCTGAAGAAGGAAGCTGTGTGGGAGGAGGACAGCGCCACCTGGAGGCTGCCGGAGGTGACGGTTCAGAAAACAACACTGCCTTCAG CAGGGGCTCCGAAGGTTTCAGCTGGCAGAGGTCCAGCTGCTGATACTGGAGAGCCCTTCATG CAGATGGAGGAGGACAGGTACAAGGAGATGCTGGCCCGCAGTGACAGTGAGAACATCGCCAGCAGCTACTTCAAATCAAAGAGAGCGAGCCAACTGCTGGGACGTGAAGCTACCAAGGGACACG CGGTCCACTCTCTCCCCCCGGCTAATGGGTCGGCCCACCTCACAGTGAGCGGCTCCACCATGAGCTCCCCTCTGGGCTCAGACTCTGTGTTCCCGCGCCCCTTCCGCCTGGAGTCTCTGGGAGTCCCTGTGCCCAATGCTAGAGTGAAACGCAAGAAAAGTAAATCCCACATCCATAACGAGGGGATTTAA